Proteins encoded by one window of Cystobacter ferrugineus:
- a CDS encoding type IV pilus modification PilV family protein translates to MMRPSRRRRGITLLETLMTAAVLILGIGVVASTVVSIVRLNRRNLAQAQAYTIAEWWLERVTRMGCKADEEVNPCADIVKLETDPPVTLYWNASGIPSETPPAAGANPEVARPYRVTIDVDPPFEGGEKGSPALDRQVAGMTLKNTLNVRVTVSWQDELSRDEYHAVALQTRVGP, encoded by the coding sequence ATGATGCGGCCCTCGCGGCGCCGGCGTGGCATCACGCTGCTGGAGACCTTGATGACCGCGGCGGTGCTCATCCTGGGCATCGGCGTGGTCGCCAGCACCGTGGTGTCCATCGTGCGGCTCAACCGGCGCAACCTCGCCCAGGCCCAGGCCTACACCATCGCCGAGTGGTGGCTGGAGCGCGTCACCCGCATGGGGTGCAAGGCCGATGAGGAGGTCAACCCCTGCGCGGACATCGTGAAACTGGAGACCGACCCTCCCGTCACCCTGTACTGGAACGCCAGCGGCATCCCCTCCGAGACGCCGCCCGCGGCCGGGGCGAACCCGGAAGTGGCGCGTCCCTACCGGGTGACGATCGACGTGGATCCGCCCTTCGAGGGCGGTGAAAAAGGGAGTCCGGCCTTGGACCGCCAGGTCGCGGGAATGACCTTGAAGAACACGCTCAACGTGCGCGTGACGGTGAGCTGGCAGGACGAGCTGAGCCGCGACGAGTACCACGCCGTGGCACTGCAGACGCGGGTGGGGCCATGA
- a CDS encoding PilW family protein, with protein sequence MKPRTPSPRRGFTLLELMVASSLSLIVLAAALWSAAELQRRGTFEESLMEAQNTLRAVREMLVVELQRAGMGVGSARMVFGRQQAGNDDVRYAINVSPEERFDGTGAFPADPTFAPPTGAYAGRISDVLQVWSWDSEAVNGGAPIGMVPLTLCTHAANASDLYRSGNELCASTVPVGLLNRLVMVVKPKTRIACIMRVTAVNQDASAPYARIVVSPGITEGRASNNNPCQSLSPGQRPNDAWDYWGADRSGGFILLMRGSAFRVNWRTGTPVLERRDIPSVANPASAPEWVTLSHDVEMIRLRLGVMEDLKSPKSTVLWFPNTAPERPHLERCTDATCGPLVPGGWAADPNNSPTARDALMSRVRMVQVQVITRTARLDSSLIRKDGAGEYILDADEHPQDGYKRRSSTLEIMPRNFALAGVLQ encoded by the coding sequence ATGAAGCCGCGCACGCCCTCCCCTCGCCGGGGCTTCACGCTGCTGGAGCTGATGGTGGCCAGCTCCCTGTCGCTCATCGTGCTCGCGGCGGCGCTGTGGAGCGCCGCGGAGCTGCAGCGGCGCGGCACGTTCGAGGAATCGCTGATGGAGGCGCAGAACACCCTGCGCGCCGTGCGCGAGATGCTCGTGGTGGAGCTGCAACGCGCGGGCATGGGCGTGGGCAGCGCGCGCATGGTGTTCGGCAGGCAGCAGGCCGGCAACGACGACGTGCGCTACGCCATCAACGTCAGCCCAGAGGAGCGCTTCGACGGAACGGGGGCGTTCCCCGCGGATCCCACCTTCGCGCCCCCCACGGGCGCCTATGCCGGACGCATCTCGGACGTGCTCCAGGTGTGGAGCTGGGACTCGGAGGCCGTCAACGGCGGCGCGCCGATTGGCATGGTGCCCCTGACGCTGTGCACCCACGCGGCCAACGCCTCGGACCTGTACCGCTCGGGCAACGAGCTGTGCGCGAGCACGGTGCCCGTCGGCCTCTTGAACCGGCTGGTCATGGTCGTCAAACCCAAGACGCGCATCGCGTGCATCATGCGGGTGACGGCGGTGAACCAGGATGCGTCGGCCCCCTACGCGCGCATCGTGGTCAGCCCGGGCATCACCGAGGGCCGGGCCTCGAACAACAACCCGTGCCAGAGCCTGTCCCCCGGCCAGCGTCCCAACGATGCGTGGGATTACTGGGGGGCGGACCGCTCCGGCGGTTTCATCCTCCTCATGCGCGGCTCGGCCTTCCGCGTCAATTGGAGGACCGGCACGCCCGTGCTGGAGCGCAGGGACATTCCCTCGGTCGCCAATCCCGCCAGCGCCCCCGAGTGGGTGACCCTGTCGCACGACGTCGAGATGATCCGGCTGCGCCTGGGCGTGATGGAGGACCTCAAGTCGCCGAAGTCGACCGTGCTGTGGTTCCCGAACACCGCGCCCGAGCGCCCGCACCTCGAGAGGTGCACGGACGCGACGTGTGGCCCCCTGGTGCCCGGGGGGTGGGCGGCGGACCCGAACAATTCGCCCACCGCGCGCGACGCGTTGATGAGCCGCGTGCGCATGGTGCAGGTGCAGGTCATCACCCGCACGGCGCGCCTGGACTCGTCGCTCATCCGCAAGGATGGCGCTGGCGAGTACATCCTCGATGCGGATGAGCATCCGCAGGATGGTTACAAGCGGCGCTCCTCCACCCTGGAGATCATGCCGCGCAACTTCGCCCTGGCGGGAGTGCTGCAATGA
- a CDS encoding pilus assembly FimT family protein: MKTRRARAGLTTLEILVTVAIAGVFASMAVMNMDIVKRRQSERNALREISSLANQARTYARTSQYPVRLSVATNVMGSTLLRWEQLPCDAAHRWGDSCPANACLTNACGKGGCECVAQGEAISIPATLDASALNGLCWLGRGGAPRYQAPGSATCQVAGQPPQQPLRITQSKDGKLDHVLQVDGLTGKPRMVDCTQQPVDPICNIQ; encoded by the coding sequence ATGAAGACGAGACGTGCTCGCGCGGGACTCACCACCCTGGAGATCCTGGTGACGGTGGCGATCGCGGGCGTGTTCGCCTCGATGGCCGTGATGAACATGGACATCGTCAAGCGCCGCCAGAGCGAGCGCAACGCGCTCCGGGAGATCTCCTCCCTGGCCAACCAGGCCCGCACGTACGCGCGCACGAGCCAGTACCCGGTGCGGTTGTCCGTGGCCACCAACGTCATGGGCAGCACCCTCCTGCGCTGGGAGCAGTTGCCTTGCGACGCGGCCCACCGCTGGGGTGACTCGTGCCCCGCGAATGCCTGTCTGACCAACGCCTGTGGCAAGGGCGGCTGCGAGTGCGTGGCGCAGGGAGAGGCCATCTCCATCCCCGCCACCCTGGACGCGTCGGCCCTCAACGGCCTGTGCTGGCTGGGCCGGGGCGGAGCGCCCCGCTACCAGGCCCCGGGCAGCGCCACGTGCCAGGTGGCGGGACAGCCGCCCCAGCAGCCCCTGCGGATCACCCAGAGCAAGGACGGCAAGCTCGATCACGTGCTCCAGGTGGACGGCCTCACGGGCAAGCCGCGCATGGTGGACTGCACGCAGCAGCCGGTGGATCCCATCTGCAACATCCAGTGA
- a CDS encoding HAD-IG family 5'-nucleotidase, with protein MSVCPLSSKLSPTGPIPGSPTTSDPLHGSFRSSRSQAHAEEAERRAQALLSDTELHRLLNVPRHGPHEGPRARDIFVNRNLRMSGIELVGFDMDYTLAIYHMRRLEELAYDMTLARLISERGYPSVIGHLQYDHHFVMRGLAVDKENGNLLKMDRFGYVGRAWHGLRPLNREVWHTLYRNQRVRLREPRFAWIDTLFALPEAWLFASIIELLESLGQRVDYGRLYDDIREAIDTVHRDNSLKREVRKDLSRYVFQDPELGPALHKLRSGGKRLFLLTNSAWDYTDAVMRYLLDGQLAEYPSWRNYFDYVVTLAAKPAFFAEQRPFLELEVAGPGEEARVVGEASGLERGKVYQGGNLVQFEQYTRRSGERILYVGDHIYGDILKSKKTSLWRTCMIVQEIEDEITYTYGQRERIEQLAEVERTRARLEEEVGDHKGLLNRLDRALERGGLTAEVQAKQEEQRRETKAALDTLRRALREATEIADALEREVEEGFNPYWGLLFKEGSENSRFGEQVERYACLYTSRVSNFLYDSPLQYYRSSRDLMPHEQAGAWSAKLSPEGGEGVPPGDG; from the coding sequence ATGTCTGTCTGTCCCTTGTCTTCCAAACTCTCTCCGACTGGCCCCATCCCCGGCAGTCCGACGACCTCGGATCCGCTTCACGGCAGCTTCCGCTCCTCGCGCAGCCAGGCCCACGCCGAGGAAGCCGAGCGCCGCGCCCAGGCCCTCCTCTCCGACACCGAGCTGCATCGTCTGCTGAATGTCCCGCGGCACGGGCCGCACGAGGGGCCCCGCGCGCGCGACATCTTCGTCAACCGCAACCTGCGCATGTCGGGCATCGAGCTGGTCGGCTTCGACATGGACTACACGCTGGCCATCTACCACATGCGCCGGCTGGAAGAGCTCGCCTATGACATGACGCTCGCCAGGCTCATCAGCGAGCGCGGCTACCCGTCCGTCATCGGCCACCTGCAGTACGACCACCACTTCGTCATGCGCGGGCTGGCCGTGGACAAGGAGAACGGCAACCTGCTGAAGATGGACCGCTTCGGCTACGTGGGGCGGGCCTGGCACGGACTGCGGCCGCTCAATCGCGAGGTGTGGCACACGCTCTACCGCAACCAGCGCGTGCGGCTGAGGGAGCCGCGCTTCGCGTGGATCGACACGCTCTTCGCCCTGCCGGAGGCCTGGCTCTTCGCCAGCATCATCGAGCTGCTCGAGTCGCTCGGCCAGCGCGTGGACTACGGCCGGCTGTACGACGACATCCGCGAGGCCATCGACACGGTGCACCGCGACAACTCGCTCAAGCGCGAGGTGCGCAAGGACTTGTCGCGCTACGTCTTCCAGGACCCCGAGCTGGGCCCCGCGCTGCACAAGCTGCGCTCGGGCGGCAAGCGGCTGTTCCTGCTGACCAACTCGGCCTGGGACTACACGGACGCGGTGATGCGCTACCTGCTGGACGGGCAGCTCGCGGAGTACCCGAGCTGGCGCAACTACTTCGACTACGTGGTGACGCTCGCCGCCAAGCCGGCCTTCTTCGCCGAGCAGCGGCCCTTCCTGGAGCTGGAGGTGGCCGGGCCCGGAGAGGAGGCGCGCGTGGTGGGCGAGGCCTCGGGCCTGGAGCGCGGCAAGGTGTACCAGGGCGGCAACCTGGTGCAGTTCGAGCAGTACACGCGCCGCTCGGGCGAGCGCATCCTCTACGTGGGCGACCACATCTACGGCGACATCCTCAAGTCCAAGAAGACCTCGCTGTGGCGCACGTGCATGATCGTCCAGGAGATCGAGGACGAGATCACCTACACGTACGGCCAGCGCGAGCGGATTGAACAACTGGCCGAGGTGGAGCGCACGCGCGCGCGGCTGGAGGAAGAGGTCGGCGACCACAAGGGCTTGCTCAATCGGTTGGATCGCGCGCTGGAGCGCGGGGGCCTCACGGCCGAGGTCCAGGCGAAGCAGGAGGAGCAACGGCGCGAGACGAAGGCGGCGCTGGACACGCTGCGCCGGGCCCTGCGCGAGGCGACGGAGATCGCCGACGCGCTCGAGCGCGAGGTGGAGGAAGGCTTCAACCCGTACTGGGGACTGCTCTTCAAGGAGGGCAGCGAGAACAGCCGGTTCGGCGAGCAGGTGGAGCGCTACGCGTGCCTGTACACGAGCCGGGTGTCCAACTTCCTCTACGACTCGCCCCTGCAGTACTACCGCTCGTCGCGCGACCTGATGCCCCATGAGCAGGCGGGCGCGTGGAGCGCGAAGCTGTCCCCCGAGGGCGGCGAGGGCGTTCCTCCGGGTGACGGCTGA